One genomic segment of Hordeum vulgare subsp. vulgare chromosome 2H, MorexV3_pseudomolecules_assembly, whole genome shotgun sequence includes these proteins:
- the LOC123426654 gene encoding tRNA-specific adenosine deaminase TAD1-like gives MVTSPLLSTSQRLLLFRTEIWRLPRRRRPLDRDLHEGASASPTTSPPPQDGVQWAEAASSSALRQYHALPKKGKPQGRASTVLAAFLLSSPENPLNPTVLSLTTGTKCLGAARLGPRGDLVHDAHAEVIARCALLRLIYAEIGTDNPPSWLVGSGTDGWWRLKDGHQLHLYITQIPCGVMPVPPSPLEVRREQLDTMVNGCNDLSNCLNWTMLLWMEEVAADLLLLLD, from the exons ATGGTTACTTCTCCTCTGCTCTCCACAAGCCAACGGCTACTTCTCTTCCGCACCGAAATATGGCGCCTTCCCCGGCGCAGGCGACCGTTGGATCGAGATCTACACGAAGGCGCCTCCGCCTCTCCCACCACCTCTCCGCCTCCGCAAGACGGCGTCCAGTGGGCTGAGGCCGCCTCCTCGTCCGCCCTCCGCCAGTACCATGCCCTCCCCAAGAAGGGCAAGCCACAGGGGCGCGCGTCCACCGTCCTCGCCGCCTTCCTACTCTCCTCCCCGGAGAACCCACTCAACCCCACTGTCCTCTCCCTCACCACCGGCACCAAATGCCTCGGCGCAGCACGCCTCGGACCTCGCGGTGACCTTGTCCATGACGCCCATGCCGAGGTCATCGCCCGCTGCGCGCTCCTCCGCCTCATCTATGCCGAGATCGGTACGGACAACCCACCAAGTTGGCTGGTCGGCTCTGGCACTGATGGGTGGTGGAGGCTTAAGGACGGGCATCAGCTGCATCTCTACATCACCCAGATCCCCT GTGGGGTCATGCCAGTGCCGCCGTCACCCTTGGAGGTTCGAAGGGAACAACTGGATACCATGGTCAATGGATGCAATG ATTTGTCGAACTGTCTGAATTGGACCATGTTGTTGTGGATGGAAGAAGTGGCCGCTGACTTGCTGCTCCTGCTGGACTGA